A genome region from Deinococcus sp. KNUC1210 includes the following:
- a CDS encoding NADH-quinone oxidoreductase subunit 15: MAHSSDAQLYGCWMELLGWMQDYSKASGLDYVKISDFPDYIYRMERPYELPTTTASASLNLQGQPFLVASVSPRHVDLKSVQLRLMGSSKHWHLHAGTEGLLEGKRPFTRLRLQALLDGAVGAAQL, encoded by the coding sequence ATGGCACACTCTTCAGATGCACAGCTCTACGGCTGCTGGATGGAACTCCTGGGCTGGATGCAGGACTATTCGAAGGCTTCCGGGCTGGACTACGTCAAGATCAGTGATTTTCCGGACTACATCTACCGCATGGAGCGCCCCTACGAGCTGCCGACCACCACCGCGTCGGCCAGCCTGAATCTCCAGGGTCAGCCGTTTCTGGTGGCCTCGGTCAGCCCGCGCCACGTGGATCTGAAGAGCGTGCAGCTGCGGCTGATGGGCAGCAGCAAGCACTGGCACCTGCATGCCGGCACAGAGGGACTGCTGGAGGGCAAGCGGCCGTTTACCCGCCTGCGGCTTCAGGCGCTGCTCGACGGTGCGGTGGGCGCAGCGCAGCTCTGA